A window from Fusobacterium sp. DD2 encodes these proteins:
- a CDS encoding WYL domain-containing protein, protein MKKIRVTVPEDIWRLMRNDTEEFGINNNKLCNYILDRFKYNKKMDSEKLLETQGRPVTKIIQFDLNVSNREIYYDVLRANEVDVEAEYFRELFEIYTSKFKYQRELFIFEDRVKSILEAIKAKKKLRIKYLKRVFSVEPYFIKREERGDENFLFCYDEERKVYANYKLKELEIVSILEEKIKGKDKKYIENMRKNFDPFLGNGNIVKVRLTEEGYSLLKSLTNYRPKLIKKDGDIYSFEAANENAKLYFRQFSKEAEILEPKELREEIKKEYLEVLELYK, encoded by the coding sequence ATGAAAAAAATTAGAGTGACTGTTCCAGAGGATATATGGCGCTTGATGCGGAATGATACAGAAGAATTTGGAATTAATAATAATAAATTATGTAACTATATATTAGATAGATTTAAGTACAACAAAAAGATGGATTCTGAGAAATTACTTGAAACACAGGGAAGACCTGTTACCAAGATAATTCAGTTTGATTTGAATGTATCTAATAGAGAGATATACTATGATGTCTTAAGAGCAAATGAGGTAGATGTAGAGGCAGAATACTTCAGAGAGTTATTTGAAATCTATACCTCAAAATTTAAATACCAAAGAGAGCTTTTCATATTTGAAGATAGAGTAAAAAGTATTCTGGAAGCTATTAAGGCAAAGAAAAAATTGAGAATAAAGTATTTAAAAAGAGTTTTCAGTGTAGAACCGTATTTTATTAAACGTGAAGAACGTGGAGATGAAAACTTTTTATTCTGTTATGATGAAGAGAGAAAAGTATATGCAAACTATAAATTAAAGGAATTGGAAATAGTTTCTATTCTTGAAGAAAAGATAAAAGGTAAAGATAAAAAATATATTGAAAATATGCGTAAAAATTTTGACCCCTTTTTAGGGAATGGAAATATTGTAAAAGTTAGACTTACAGAGGAAGGATACAGCCTTTTAAAGAGTTTGACTAACTATCGTCCAAAACTTATAAAAAAAGATGGAGATATCTATTCTTTTGAAGCTGCTAATGAAAATGCTAAATTGTACTTTAGACAGTTTTCAAAAGAGGCAGAGATATTAGAGCCTAAAGAACTCCGAGAAGAGATAAAAAAGGAGTATTTAGAGGTTCTGGAACTGTATAAATAA
- a CDS encoding ABC transporter ATP-binding protein produces MLNINSISKSFITDLGTTKTVFRNLNLKVEKGDFISIIGSNGAGKSTLLDTITGNISIDSGSIDIDGKEISSVPRHKRGSFISKVYQNPSMGTAPSMTVFENLSMADNKGKIFGLSMGLNKKRKEHYKEILKELDLGIENQMDTEVGSLSGGQRQCLALIMATLNKPDILLLDEHTAALDPKTSKIIMDKTKEIVEKNKISTLMITHNLQDAINYGNRLIMLHNGEVILDIKGKQKMNLTPEKLLNIFNNREAYLKDSELFSA; encoded by the coding sequence ATGCTTAATATAAATTCAATTTCTAAAAGTTTTATAACAGATCTTGGGACTACTAAGACAGTGTTCAGAAATCTTAATTTAAAGGTAGAAAAAGGAGATTTTATATCTATAATAGGGAGTAATGGAGCAGGAAAATCTACTCTTTTAGATACAATAACTGGAAATATATCAATAGACAGCGGAAGTATAGATATAGATGGTAAAGAGATAAGCAGTGTGCCAAGACATAAAAGAGGAAGCTTTATTTCTAAAGTATATCAGAATCCAAGTATGGGAACAGCTCCATCTATGACTGTATTTGAAAATCTTTCAATGGCAGATAATAAAGGAAAAATATTTGGACTTTCAATGGGACTAAATAAAAAAAGAAAAGAGCATTATAAAGAGATATTAAAGGAACTTGATCTTGGGATAGAAAATCAGATGGATACAGAAGTTGGATCTCTATCTGGTGGGCAAAGACAGTGTTTGGCTCTTATAATGGCAACATTAAATAAACCTGATATTTTGCTTTTAGATGAGCATACAGCAGCACTTGATCCAAAAACTTCTAAAATAATAATGGATAAAACTAAGGAGATAGTGGAAAAAAATAAGATATCAACTCTTATGATAACTCATAATCTTCAGGATGCTATAAACTATGGAAACAGACTTATAATGTTACATAACGGAGAGGTAATTTTAGATATAAAGGGAAAACAGAAAATGAATTTGACTCCAGAAAAACTTTTAAATATTTTTAATAACAGAGAAGCTTATTTAAAAGACAGTGAGTTATTTTCAGCTTGA
- a CDS encoding ABC transporter permease, with product MIAGTLEQSFILAIMVIGVYISYKILDFPDMTVDGSFPLGASVSAILIVKGINPFIALCAAMVLGAISGAITGIIHVKLKVTNLLAGIIVMTGLYSVNLRIMGKSNIPLFMTKNIFHGTVSPIVITLIFLIVVKLAVDFLLNTKFGFALKALGDNESLVISLGLDEKRWKIYGLMISNSLVALSGGILAQYQGFADVGMGTGTIITGLASIIIGEAILGKHKLFRGTLMVIIGTIVYKGIISLALRIGMNASDLKLITSVLVVLIIYMKIKKESLKRGRRVANA from the coding sequence ATGATAGCTGGAACTTTAGAGCAAAGTTTTATACTTGCAATTATGGTAATAGGAGTGTATATTTCCTATAAAATACTTGATTTCCCTGATATGACAGTAGATGGAAGCTTTCCATTAGGTGCATCAGTTAGTGCAATACTTATAGTGAAGGGAATAAATCCTTTTATTGCTCTATGTGCAGCTATGGTATTAGGAGCCATATCAGGAGCCATAACTGGAATAATACATGTTAAATTAAAAGTTACAAATCTTTTAGCAGGAATTATAGTGATGACTGGATTATACAGTGTGAATTTGAGAATTATGGGAAAATCAAATATTCCACTTTTTATGACTAAGAATATTTTTCATGGAACTGTTTCACCAATTGTAATTACTTTAATCTTTTTGATAGTGGTAAAATTGGCAGTGGATTTTCTTTTAAACACAAAGTTTGGTTTTGCCTTAAAGGCATTAGGAGATAATGAAAGTCTTGTAATTTCATTGGGACTTGATGAAAAAAGATGGAAAATATATGGACTTATGATTTCAAACAGTCTTGTAGCCTTATCAGGTGGAATTCTTGCACAATATCAGGGATTTGCTGATGTAGGAATGGGGACAGGTACAATTATAACTGGTCTTGCATCTATTATTATAGGTGAGGCAATTTTAGGTAAACATAAACTATTTAGAGGAACCTTGATGGTAATAATTGGAACAATAGTTTATAAGGGAATTATATCTTTAGCACTTCGTATTGGTATGAATGCCAGTGATTTGAAACTTATTACCTCAGTTTTGGTAGTATTAATCATATATATGAAAATAAAAAAAGAATCTTTGAAAAGGGGAAGGAGAGTAGCAAATGCTTAA
- a CDS encoding ABC transporter substrate-binding protein yields the protein MKKLLIMGLLLSTIVMGNEIKEAGKVKIGISQIVEHPALDAARDGFEKALKENGYKDAKIEYQNAQGDFGTAQMIGQQFAQDNKDLIFAISTPSAQAAYNSTKNIPILITAVTDPKAAGLTGENITGTSDMMPVYEQLKVAKDMLPGIKKVGILYNTSEQNSQVQVDNAKEEGKKLGLEIVETGVNSINDIASGIDQLLTKVDVLYVPTDNLVVSATPLVLDRANKAKVPVIGCIEDQVKQGALVTKTINYEKLGYQTGEMAIEVLKGKSPKDMPIETLKNMELIINKKMAEKYKVDLSNEALKDAKYY from the coding sequence ATGAAAAAACTACTTATAATGGGATTACTGCTTTCAACAATAGTAATGGGAAATGAGATTAAAGAGGCTGGAAAGGTAAAAATTGGAATTAGCCAGATAGTTGAACATCCAGCATTAGATGCTGCCAGAGATGGATTTGAAAAGGCATTGAAAGAAAATGGATATAAGGATGCAAAGATAGAGTATCAAAATGCTCAAGGAGATTTTGGAACAGCACAGATGATAGGTCAGCAATTTGCACAGGATAATAAAGATCTGATTTTTGCAATATCGACACCAAGTGCACAGGCTGCATATAACTCTACAAAAAATATACCTATTTTAATTACTGCAGTAACTGATCCAAAAGCTGCAGGTCTTACAGGAGAAAATATTACAGGAACAAGTGATATGATGCCTGTATATGAACAATTAAAAGTGGCAAAGGATATGTTACCTGGAATAAAAAAGGTTGGAATTTTATATAATACAAGTGAACAGAATTCACAGGTGCAAGTTGATAATGCAAAAGAGGAAGGAAAAAAACTTGGACTTGAAATAGTTGAAACAGGAGTAAACAGTATAAATGATATAGCCTCAGGAATAGACCAGCTTTTAACAAAAGTAGATGTATTATATGTTCCAACAGATAATCTTGTTGTATCTGCAACACCTCTTGTTTTAGATAGAGCAAACAAAGCTAAAGTACCTGTTATAGGTTGTATAGAAGATCAGGTAAAACAGGGAGCTTTGGTTACAAAAACAATAAATTATGAAAAATTGGGATATCAAACTGGAGAGATGGCAATAGAAGTGTTAAAGGGAAAAAGTCCTAAAGATATGCCAATTGAAACTTTGAAAAATATGGAACTTATTATAAATAAGAAAATGGCAGAAAAATATAAAGTTGATCTTTCAAATGAAGCATTAAAAGATGCTAAATACTATTAG